From the Terriglobia bacterium genome, the window AGAATTGAATGAAGTCACGATTCGTCCCTTTGATGCCTACGGTGCGCTCCGCTATCTGCGCACACGCAATGACGTGGCGGCGGATCGAATCGGCCTGCAAGGATGGTCGAACGGCGCCAGCGCCACGCTTTCATCCATGGCCCGCAACACGCCGGGCATGCAGGACCCGACGCCTGAAACCGGTTTTCGCGCGGCCATTGCCTTCTATCCCGGCTGCGGTTTGCAGGACCATTACAAAAAGGCTTATCGCACCTATGCGCCGGTGCTTCTCGCCATTGGCACAGACGATGAAGAAGTTTCACCGCGGCTCTGCCAGTCGCTCAATGAAACCGGCAAGCGCGATGGAGCCAAGATTGAGTTTGTACTGTACACCGGCGCGGAGCATGACTTTGACGATCCCGGCAACAAGAAGCAAAGAGTTCCTGCCAACCGCAAAGCCAAGGAAGACTCAATGCGCCGGGCCGAAGCGTTTTTCGCGCGCTACCTCAAGCCGTGAGTGAGTTGTACGGCTTTGTACAAAACCTCACCACAGATGACACTGATTAACACTGATTTACACGGATCAAAAAAGTTAATAGGCCCATTTTGAATTTGTAAATCCGTGTCATCCGTGTTCATCTCGTGGTGAGATTTGCTTTTTGTCCAAAAGCAGGGGCTGTACTGGTTCCAGATCACCGGATCACCCGATCACGTGGGATCACGATCTTCCAATCAGTGTCATCAGTGCAATCAGGGGTGAGTGTTTTGCAAATGTGGAGATGATAATTTTTGTCCAGATCACCCGATCACGCGCGATCACCCGATTCCGATCAGTGTCATCAGTGCAAATCAGTGGTAAAAGTTTTCCGCTCTTTATCCGCGGTCATCCGCGCAAATCCGCGGTAGAAGTTCCTGGTCCGTTTTATCAGTGTTAGGGTTTTTGGTTTTACTCAAATTGCTTCTTGAACTCCGCCATCTGCTGCCGCAACTCCGCCACTTCGCTGCGCAATGCCGCTACCTGTTCTTCCAGTTGAATCATGCGCTCGGCGTCAGCGGATCCCGAACTTGAGGCCGTCTCCGCCGGCGGCTCCCAGGCTTCCACGTCGCCGGAAAGCAGATGCGCGTAGCGGATTTCTTTTGTGCCCGGCCTTCGTCCCAGCGCTTTGGCCAGCGGAGGCTCGCGGCGCATGAGCTGTTGCAGGCCGGAAAGCACATCATCCAGGTGCTCAAACTGGTACATGCGCTCGGTGCGTCCGCGCAATTCGCCGGGGGTCTGCGGGCCGCGCAGCAGCAGCACGCAGATCAGTGCGGTTTCCTGTCGGGTAAAGTTGAACACCTCCTGCATGCGATGCTCATACTTGGTCACGCGCCCGTCCGCGCCGCCGGCAGGGCCGGCCAGCCGCTTGTCACTCAGGTTGCGCAGCGCCAGCCGGACCGTTTCTTCGTCAAAGTTCGTCACCGGCTCGCGATTGTTCTTCTGGTTGCAGGCGTTGATGAGCGCGTTCAGTGAAAGCGGGTAATAGTCGGGAGTGGTGATGTCTTTTTCCACCAACGAACCGAGCACCCGGGCTTCAGCGGCATTCAGGACAATATTCACGCTAACAATTTATCAGGAGCGGCGGGTGCAACGCTTAACTTCACCGCAAAGAGTTATGGACGTGAGGCGATTTGTGCGGAAAAAGAATGCGGCAGCGTGCTTCCGGCTTTAAGATGACGCAGGAGGAAATGCGGGGATGAGCCTGAGGTCGCTGGTCTGCATAGGACTGATCGGCGTTGTGTTGTCTTCCGCCGGCCATTCTCAGCCGATGCCCAAACTGGGCCAGATTCTGCCACGCGTCCAGGACCATGTAAAGGAATTCGAGAGCTCTCTTCCGGATTTTATCTGCGACGAGAAAATTACCTCCAAAGAGCTGATGGGCGGAACGACCATTCATGAGACTGACATCGACTCGACCTTCAGGGGCACGCAGAACAGAGATAAAAATCCAGACGGCAAATACGAGCCCTTTACCGAATGGCGCGATATCCAGACGATTGACGGACGGCCCGCGCCCAAAGGCCAGCAGCTTACCGGGCCGTTTCTCTTTGGCGGCGGCTTCAGCTCCATTCTGGTTGAAATCTTCTCTCCTGAAAATTCTCGGTATTTCAATTACAAGGTCATCGGGACTGACAAGGTTGATAAGAAAACTGCGGTGCTTATCAAGTTTGAGACCAAGAAAGACCAGCAGGCGCTGCTGCATCGTGAATTGTTTGGCAGCCAGTACGTCATGAAAGGCAGCGGCAAGGCGTGGATCGATCCCTCATCCATGAACGTGCTGCGGCTGGAAATCCAATATCTGGACCCGCCCATGCCGGAAGGCGTGCTGTCGCTGGCCGTCGATTACGCTCCGGTGGTGATCCAGAAAAAAACTTTCTGGATGCCCAGGACAGTCACTGCTGAACAAACCATCCCTAATCCCAGGGTGCCGGTGGGCGGTCAGTACGTTGCAGAGTACTCGAATTATCAGGAGTTTAAGGTGTCGGTAAAGATCAAGTATTAGAGGTGAGCTGCGCCAGTCGGTCATTCGGCTCTGTTGTGAGCTTTTGATTAAACTTCATCTCGAAGGGCATGAGCGGGTCCGTGTTGTCATCAGCGGGCGGGCAGCTTTGAGGGACTTTTGTTTGACATGTCCTCTTCGAGTTGACGGGAGCGGAAGATGCTGAGTTTGCCTAAAGAGTTTATTTTTGTTTAGGTGGGGGACACCGTGGCCGAAAGTCCAATCAATTCTGCTCTGCGCCAATTTGAGGCAGCGGAAGCAAATCTGACCAAACTGGAACGCCTATGGGCCGAAATTGAGAAGCTCATCCCTGAGGGTCTCCAATTTGGCAGCGATCCTGTGTATGAGGAACGGGTCCGATCATACCGCGACGTGCTTGTAGGTTTGCCCAAAATCGATGGATGGAAGCCCGAAGGTATTCCAATGGATTTAAATGCAATCTGTCAGAATCGCTTAGATGCAAAGGAACTTGGAGAAATAAGCGTAGAAATTGCTGTTGAGGAAGGCATCAATGCCCCTGGGCGTGAGCTTGCGGAATACCGCCACCGCCTCAATAAAAAACGTCGTCAGCTCATTCGAAATGCAATGAATGATCTTATCGCACGCATTGACCACACGGTCGGATTACTTGAGGAACTTGAACTTGTCGGCGAGCGGGAGGTAAATGAGGATATCGAAGGAGAAAATTGGGAAAAATTGAAGAGTCAGGTGCAAGAAATTGAAATGCTTTTAGGGAGTGCTCTTCCGCGCCCTCCGCGCTGGGGCGACCTTCAACGACACCTGGGATTCGGCATGGTACTAGATTTACGTGACATCATTCGTATGGACTGGCCTTCTGTAAAGAGCGGCCTTACCAAAGGTCTCTATGACCAAGACGAGCCGGTCCCGGTTGAAGTAGAAGACATCGGAACACTTGCTGCAACTCAGCCAACGGGAACGGTCTCAACAAAATTAAAATGGGAATCTTTGGATGACGAAGGATTTGAGCGATTGATCTTTGCTCTTATAAGTTCGACTCCTGGTTACGAAAATCCTGCGTGGCTTACGAAAACGAAGGCACCCGACAAAGGCCGGGACCTTTCAGTGATGCGTGTGCTTAATGACCCTTTAGCGGGCGCGCTTCGTAGCCGCGTAATTATTCAATGTAAACATTGGTTGACTACGAGTGTGTCTCCGGGGGACGTAGCAACTGTTAAGGAACAAATGGCCCTCTGGGATTCACCAAAAGTGGATGTACTCATATTCGCAACAAGCGGGCGATTTAGCGTGGATGCAGTTAGTCTCATCGAAAGGCACAACCAAAGCGACCGTGCCTTAAAAATCGAGATGTGGCCAGAAAGCCATTTGGAAAGCCTGCTCGCTGCACGCCCTGCGCTTATCGCAGAGTTTGGATTGAGATAGTGCTGCGGCGAAGTGTGTTGACTCTTCACCCAAAGGATCCCGCGGTCCTAATGCGCCCGGGACCCGGCCAAAAGCACAAGGTTTCAGCCAGTGTGATCTGGCTCACTGTTTTATAATAAGGAGTTACCTCACACTAGCAAGGCCCAACATTCAGGTAATTGTGGCCGCACGGCCGCACAGGATACTTCATGGCTACGACAATTGAACTTGGAGTTCAGGAAAAAGCCGAGCGCACCCCTCCGCCGGGGCGCAAGGTCAATGATTTCAGCATTCAGGTGGCCACGGTAAACGGCTCAGGCTCGCAGTCTGCCAATACCGTGCTCTTGCGCAGCATTTTTCAGATGGGCGTGCCGGTCTCCGGCAAGAACCTGTTCCCGTCGAACATCGCCGGCCTGCCCACGTGGTACACCATCCGCGCCAGCAAGCATGGCTACATCGCGCGCAAGAAGGAAATTGATTTTCTGGTGGCGATGAACGCCGAGACCGCGCAGGAAGACGTGATGTCCCTGATGCCCGGCTCCGCCTGCGTGTATGACGAGCCGCTCAAGCTCTCCGGCCTGCGCCAGGACATTACTTTTTACCCGGTGCCGTTTGACAAGCTGGTGGCGCCTGTATGCCCTGAAGCCAAGCTGCGCCGGCTGGTCAAGAATATGCTCTATGTGGGCGTGGTGGATGCGCTGCTGGGCATTGACGTTGCCGAATCTGAAAAAGCGCTGGTCAAGCAGTTTGGCAAAAAGAAGAAAGCCGCTGAGCTGAATACAGCTGCTGTCCGCGCGGGATATGACTACGCGATTGCCACCTTCACCAAGCAGGACCCGTTCTGGGTGGAGCGCATGAATGAGAACCAGGGCAAAATCATTGTGGACGGCAACGCTGCCGCCGCCCTGGGTTGCATGTTTGCCGGCGTCACGGTGGTCACGTGGTATCCAATCACGCCTTCAAGTTCGCTGGTGGAAACGCTGATCGACTATCTAAAAGAATACCGCATTGGCCCGGACGGCAAAGCGACATTCGCTGTTGTCCAGGCGGAAGACGAACTGGCCGCCGCCGGAATGGTCCTGGGCGCAGGCTGGGCAGGCGCCCGATCCATGACCTCAACTTCCGGTCCCGGCATTTCACTCATGGCGGAATTCATTGGCCTGGGTTATTACACTGAGCTGCCCGGAGTGTTCTTTGATATTCAGCGCGTAGGCCCCTCAACCGGTTTGCCCACGCGCACCATGCAGGGCGACGTGATGTTCTGCGCGTTCCTCTCCCATGGTGACACGAAACATATTCTGCTGTTTCCGTCATCGGTGGAAGAGTGCTTCAGCATGGCCGTTGATGCGTTTGATCTGGCGGAGCAATTCCAGACTCCGGTCTTCGTTCTCTCTGATCTTGATCTGGGGATGAATAACTGGATGGCGCATCCTTTTACTTATCCTGAAAAGCCGATTGCGCGCGGCAAAGTGCTGAATGAAGAAGACCTCAAGCGCCTGGGCAGTTTTGCCCGCTATAAAGATGTTGATGGCGATGGCATTCCGTACCGCACGCTGCCGGGCACGGCGCATCCGAATGCGGCGTATTTTACGCGCGGCAGCGGACACAATGAAAAAGCGCAGTACAGCGAGCGTCCAGACGATTATGTGAACAATATGGACCGGCTGGCGCGCAAGTTTGAAACAGCACGCAAGTTTGTGCCGGCGCCTGTGAAGGAAGTTAGCGGCACGTCGAAGATCGGCATCATCGCCTACGGCACCACGCACTGGGCGCTGACTGAATCGTGCGACCAACTGCTCAAGGAGCACGGAATCGCCACGGATTATTTGCGCGTGCGCGCTTATCCCTTTACGCAGGAAGTGCATGACTTCATCAAAAATCATGACCGCGTTTACGTGGTGGAACAAAACCGTGACGCGCAAATGTTCCAGCTCATCAAGCTTGATATAGCGGCTGACCAGGTGACGAAGCTGCGCAGCGTGGTCCATTACAACGGGCTGCCGATTGATGCGCGCTCCGTCACTGACGCTATAGTTTCCCAGGAGAACGTTTCTCAGGAGGCCCAGTAATGTCCGCCACTTCCACGCCCACACCGGCCCCAAAAACAAATCATGTTGGGCTTACCGTGCTCGACTATCGCGGCAGCAAGACCACGCTGTGCGCGGGCTGCGGCCATAACGCCATCACGGAGCGCATCATTGACGCGATGTATGAGATGGGTGTCCAGCCGGAAAATATCGCGAAGCTCAGCGGCATCGGTTGCTCATCCAAGACGCCGGCGTACTTTGTGAGCCGCGCTCACGGCTTCAACTCCGTGCATGGACGCATGCCTTCCGTCGCGACTGGCGTTGCTCTGGCCAACCAGAAGCTGATGCTGATTGGCGTTTCCGGTGACGGCGACACGGCTTCCATCGGCATTGGGCAGTTCATTCACCTGATGCGGCGCAATCTGCCGATCATTTACATCATTGAAGACAACGGCGTGTATGGGCTCACCAAAGGGCAGTTTTCCGCCACGGCTGATCTGGGATCGAAGCTCAAGACCGGCGTGATCAATGATCTGCCGCCCATCGATACCTGCGCGCTGGCGATCCAGCTGGGCGCGACGTTTGTGGCGCGGTCATTTTCCGGCGACAAGAAACAGTTGCTGAACCTGCTGAAAGCCGCCATCGCGCACCGCGGCACCGTGATGATTGACGTGATTTCGCCTTGCGTGACTTTCAACGATCATGATGGATCCACCAAGTCCTACAAGTATTCCAAGGACCATGATGAGCCAGTGCAGGAAGTCGGCTTTGTGCCAAGTTTTGAAAGCATTGATGTGGATTACGATCCCGGCACCACGGCAAGCGTGCGCATGCATGACGGTTCACACATGCGCCTGCGCAAGCTGGACCGCGACTATGACGCCACGGACAAAGTGGGCGCGCTGCGGCTGCTGGCGGAGGCGCACGAAAAAGGCGAGATGCTGACCGGCGTGTTTTACGTGAACACAACCGCTCCCAGCTTCATTGAACAGCTCAACCTGACAGAAACTTCACTGGCCAGAATGCCGCAAGAGTTGACGCGTCCTCCACGTCAGGCGCTGGACGAAATCATGGAAGAGCTGCGGTAGGCTTTTCTAAAGTCCCGAGCGGAAACATCAGCCAAGAAA encodes:
- a CDS encoding DUF480 domain-containing protein, which produces MNIVLNAAEARVLGSLVEKDITTPDYYPLSLNALINACNQKNNREPVTNFDEETVRLALRNLSDKRLAGPAGGADGRVTKYEHRMQEVFNFTRQETALICVLLLRGPQTPGELRGRTERMYQFEHLDDVLSGLQQLMRREPPLAKALGRRPGTKEIRYAHLLSGDVEAWEPPAETASSSGSADAERMIQLEEQVAALRSEVAELRQQMAEFKKQFE
- a CDS encoding 2-oxoacid:ferredoxin oxidoreductase subunit beta, yielding MSATSTPTPAPKTNHVGLTVLDYRGSKTTLCAGCGHNAITERIIDAMYEMGVQPENIAKLSGIGCSSKTPAYFVSRAHGFNSVHGRMPSVATGVALANQKLMLIGVSGDGDTASIGIGQFIHLMRRNLPIIYIIEDNGVYGLTKGQFSATADLGSKLKTGVINDLPPIDTCALAIQLGATFVARSFSGDKKQLLNLLKAAIAHRGTVMIDVISPCVTFNDHDGSTKSYKYSKDHDEPVQEVGFVPSFESIDVDYDPGTTASVRMHDGSHMRLRKLDRDYDATDKVGALRLLAEAHEKGEMLTGVFYVNTTAPSFIEQLNLTETSLARMPQELTRPPRQALDEIMEELR
- a CDS encoding dienelactone hydrolase family protein — translated: MRKLAITFVSLFLMLSAAAQVTPKTVHFMSDDGKTKLTGYLWLPDGRGPHPAVVMMHGRHGAYSSLAHGVYDAHTLTKRHKMWGEFWAERGYVALHVDGFGPRGYPAGFAKGTYSDRPEELNEVTIRPFDAYGALRYLRTRNDVAADRIGLQGWSNGASATLSSMARNTPGMQDPTPETGFRAAIAFYPGCGLQDHYKKAYRTYAPVLLAIGTDDEEVSPRLCQSLNETGKRDGAKIEFVLYTGAEHDFDDPGNKKQRVPANRKAKEDSMRRAEAFFARYLKP
- a CDS encoding restriction endonuclease, which gives rise to MAESPINSALRQFEAAEANLTKLERLWAEIEKLIPEGLQFGSDPVYEERVRSYRDVLVGLPKIDGWKPEGIPMDLNAICQNRLDAKELGEISVEIAVEEGINAPGRELAEYRHRLNKKRRQLIRNAMNDLIARIDHTVGLLEELELVGEREVNEDIEGENWEKLKSQVQEIEMLLGSALPRPPRWGDLQRHLGFGMVLDLRDIIRMDWPSVKSGLTKGLYDQDEPVPVEVEDIGTLAATQPTGTVSTKLKWESLDDEGFERLIFALISSTPGYENPAWLTKTKAPDKGRDLSVMRVLNDPLAGALRSRVIIQCKHWLTTSVSPGDVATVKEQMALWDSPKVDVLIFATSGRFSVDAVSLIERHNQSDRALKIEMWPESHLESLLAARPALIAEFGLR
- a CDS encoding 2-oxoacid:acceptor oxidoreductase subunit alpha, which codes for MATTIELGVQEKAERTPPPGRKVNDFSIQVATVNGSGSQSANTVLLRSIFQMGVPVSGKNLFPSNIAGLPTWYTIRASKHGYIARKKEIDFLVAMNAETAQEDVMSLMPGSACVYDEPLKLSGLRQDITFYPVPFDKLVAPVCPEAKLRRLVKNMLYVGVVDALLGIDVAESEKALVKQFGKKKKAAELNTAAVRAGYDYAIATFTKQDPFWVERMNENQGKIIVDGNAAAALGCMFAGVTVVTWYPITPSSSLVETLIDYLKEYRIGPDGKATFAVVQAEDELAAAGMVLGAGWAGARSMTSTSGPGISLMAEFIGLGYYTELPGVFFDIQRVGPSTGLPTRTMQGDVMFCAFLSHGDTKHILLFPSSVEECFSMAVDAFDLAEQFQTPVFVLSDLDLGMNNWMAHPFTYPEKPIARGKVLNEEDLKRLGSFARYKDVDGDGIPYRTLPGTAHPNAAYFTRGSGHNEKAQYSERPDDYVNNMDRLARKFETARKFVPAPVKEVSGTSKIGIIAYGTTHWALTESCDQLLKEHGIATDYLRVRAYPFTQEVHDFIKNHDRVYVVEQNRDAQMFQLIKLDIAADQVTKLRSVVHYNGLPIDARSVTDAIVSQENVSQEAQ